One region of Primulina tabacum isolate GXHZ01 chromosome 1, ASM2559414v2, whole genome shotgun sequence genomic DNA includes:
- the LOC142511107 gene encoding uncharacterized protein LOC142511107 has protein sequence MSVQVQNETGVDVEKLKMASLYFCCFVLGEGTRKKTNKIDPKYMRLIDDLDRFNSYPWGRVAFRDAVRCLKKDLLGRYNYLTEAQGRKEVDGSFLVGVFVLPLQILAYEYYPSVAQKFARKRDVDGLMLPRMFQWVTNTWPSNRAPTAVDVTAAFGDSAIDDCLGCLTPSPEELVSAYYTTEDFVDYAPVAVTTRVLELWRQGQTVICSEHPLESPSVQHMHSAHSPPSVQHTPPAHASPDVSGTRPGDLNRFSSSTSSPMRTGPRVHFGLNPSRRPSPLEHRFERRLTALEDSVTSMHVKMSAEFIETRASIRSINQALVDLKSSFNLGLDELRFSLTEQIRAGFAEMRSNMPVQQDRDYSIAYTRGRKRKASEADFGLDDTLAREIGSTSQTLHIFEHNLPVIIEESSEDIQVTPDSRKSGGEATTSRGYYTKPCLFIFALKFL, from the exons ATGAGTGTTCAAGTGCAGAATGAGACTGGTGTAGACGTGGAGAAGTTAAAGATGGCTAGTCTTTACTTCTGTTGTTTTGTGCTCGGTGAAGGGACTAGGAAAAAAACGAATAAGATCGACCCTAAATACATGAGGCTTATAGATGATTTGGATAGGTTTAACAGCTATCCGTGGGGTAGAGTAGCCTTTCGTGATGCGGTCCGATGTTTGAAGAAGGACCTTTTAGGGCGATATAATTACCTCACCGAGGCACAGGGTCGGAAAGAAGTTGATGGCAGCTTCCTTGTCGGTGTTTTTGTGCTGCCTCTGCAG ATCCTCGCTTATGAATATTATCCGAGCGTGGCACAAAAGTTTGCAAGGAAAAGAGATGTGGACGGTTTGATGTTGCCCAGGATGTTTCAGTGGGTGACTAACACGTGGCCGTCAAACCGTGCCCCAACTGCTGTTGATGTCACTGCAGCCTTTGGTGATTCTGCTATAGAT gATTGTCTTGGATGTTTGACTCCTAGTCCCGAGGAGCTCGTTTCAGCGTATTATACGACCGAGGATTTTGTTGATTATGCGCCCGTTGCGGTCACCACTCGGGTACTCGAGCTCTGGAGGCAGGGTCAGACAGTCATATGTAGCGAGCACCCTCTGGAGTCTCCCTCAGTCCAGCACATGCATTCCGCACATTCACCTCCCTCTGTCCAGCACACGCCTCCTGCACATGCATCTCCTGACGTTTCCGGCACCCGTCCTGGTGATCTCAATAGATTCAGCTCTAGCACCAGTTCTCCTATGCGTACGGGTCCTAGAGTCCACTTTGGACTCAATCCTTCCCGCCGTCCATCACCCTTGGAGCATCGTTTTGAGCGGCGATTGACTGCGTTGGAGGATTCCGTTACGTCCATGCATGTTAAGATGTCAGCAGAATTTATTGAGACCAGAGCGTCTATCAGGAGTATAAATCAAGCTCTAGTTGACTTGAAATCGAGTTTCAATCTTGGTCTCGATGAGTTGAGATTTAGTTTGACTGAACAGATTAGAGCTGGTTTTGCTGAGATGAGGTCTAACATGCCAGTGCAGCAGGACAGAGATTATAGCATAGCCTATACCAGAGGGCGGAAGAGGAAAGCATCCGAGGCAGATTTTG GGTTGGATGATACTCTGGCCAGGGAAATTGGCAGTACTAGCCAAACACTACATATATTTGAGCATAACCTTCCGGTCATTATAGAGGAGTCCTCAGAAG atattCAAGTTACTCCGGATTCGCGTAAGTCAGGTGGCGAGGCGACCACGTCGAGAGGTTATTACACTAAACCTTGTCTAttcatatttgcattaaagttCTTGTAA
- the LOC142545722 gene encoding LEC14B protein → MYFVARDTTTKDMGYAFSKLEAETGHLEGSSSTGIGGGTSPPTKESNTLDNDISQLTKLQSGPHEKLRRIFPGKDEFPVPTVKMLAGREANLSGRGRFSSRDCRHVLSKYMPVNGPWVVDRMSTRAYVSQFSSDGSLFVAAFQGSQIRIYDVERGWKVRKNILARSLRWTITDTSLSPDQRHLIYASMSPVVHIINVGSSTKESLANITEFHDGLDFSSPDDGGYSFGIFSLKFSTDGREIVAGSSDEDIYVYDLEAKKVTLRIPAHASDVNTVCFADESGCLLYSGSDDNFVKVWDRRCFLTKSKPVGILMGHLEGITFIDSRGDGRYMISNGKDQAIKLWDIRKMSSNSTGYQAYRNYEWDYRWMDYPVQARNLKHPYDQSVSTYKGHSVLRTLIRCYFSPEYSTGQKYIYTGSHDSCIYVYDLVSGAQVAKLQHHKLTVRDCSWHPNYPMLVSSSWDGDVVKWEFPGNEKAPAPAT, encoded by the exons ATGTATTTTGTAGCTAGAGACACTACCACCAAGGATATGGGTTATGCTTTTAGTAAATTGGAGGCAGAAACAGGACATCTTGAAGGTTCTAGTTCCACTGGCATTGGTGGTGGTACTTCTCCACCAACTAAAGAGTCAAACACTTTAGATAATGATATTTCTCAGCTAACAAAGCTGCAATCTGGGCCTCATGAGAAGCTGAGGCGAATTTTTCCAGGGAAGGATGAGTTTCCTGTTCCTACAGTGAAGATGTTGGCGGGTCGAGAGGCAAATCTTTCTGGAAGAGGGAGGTTCTCATCAAGAGATTGCCGTCATGTTCTGAGTAAATATATGCCCGTTAACGGTCCCTGGGTTGTGGACCGGATGTCAACTAGGGCATATGTATCACAGTTTTCTTCTGACGGTTCCCTTTTCGTCGCTGCATTTCAG GGAAGTCAAATTAGAATATATGATGTTGAAAGAGGATGGAAAGTCCGGAAGAACATTCTTGCTAGAAGCTTAAGATGGACAATCACTGATACTTCCCTTTCACCTGATCAACGGCACCTT ATCTATGCTAGCATGTCACCTGTTGTACATATTATCAACGTTGGATCTTCAACAAAAGAATCCCTAGCAAACATCACT GAATTCCATGATGGCTTGGATTTCTCTTCGCCAGACGATGGGGGATATTCTTTTGGAATCTTCTCTCTTAAATTTTCAACCGATGGGCGAGAAATTGTTGCTGGAAGCAGCGATGAGGATATCTATGTTTATGACCTTGAAGCCAAAAAAGTTACTCTTAGAATTCCAGCCCATGCG TCTGATGTCAACACGGTATGTTTTGCTGATGAAAGTGGTTGTCTACTTTATTCTGGAAGTGATGACAATTTTGTTAAG GTTTGGGACAGACGCTGCTTTTTAACCAAAAGCAAGCCTGTGGGGATCCTAATGGGCCATCTTGAAGGCATTACGTTCATTGATAGCCGAGGAGATGGCCGTTACATGATATCCAACGGTAAAGATCAAGCCATCAAACTGTGGGATATACGGAAAATGTCATCTAATTCTACTgg CTATCAAGCATACAGAAACTATGAATGGGATTACAGATGGATGGACTATCCAGTCCAAGCTAGAAACTTGAAGCATCCATATGATCAATCAGTTTCTACGTATAAAGGGCACTCAGTCTTGCGTACTTTGATTCGTTGTTACTTCTCACCCGAGTATAG CACCGGCCAGAAGTACATCTACACAGGATCCCATGATTCTTGcatttatgtttatgacttG GTGTCCGGAGCGCAAGTTGCGAAGCTGCAACACCATAAATTAACGGTGAGGGATTGTAGTTGGCATCCAAATTATCCAATGCTTGTGAGCTCATCTTGGGATGGAGACGTCGTGAAATGGGAATTCCCTGGGAACGAAAAGGCGCCAGCACCTGCAACCTAG